One genomic region from Rhizobiaceae bacterium encodes:
- a CDS encoding MmgE/PrpD family protein, giving the protein MAVASDTTLRFARQISQIGQRGLSPADKEQVRRLLLDLLGVSLMGATMPWSKAMAEWARRFDGSGKAPVVGTNLRVAPTIACLANGTACHGYELDDTHDESMSHPGAVVIPAALALATELDSSFDDVLSAIAAGYEAMTRVGMAANAKLVMTSGHHPTPLFGGFGSAAAAASLYGLDEHGLVRAWGHVLSMAGGSMQFSDEEGGTAVKRVHAGYASHNGVLAAELAARSVGAPTQALDGKYGFLSLFSKEPSVDALFLQADEPLQIHNISIKPYSCCRLFHSLIDALGEVSDNYSLSPEKIVGINVGGPHVIFDQHMLRRPTSPMAAQYSLPYIVGATLAYGPYDYDSYQQHRLQDPRILRLADQVEGEMDPELEAHCPKRLGGAVVLTLADGSTKAAKVLDSRGTAANPLTTPQLMEKASRLTDEIELDVDVDVAKATVWTATSGRRVAELFGGSRPESKPDAAA; this is encoded by the coding sequence ATGGCTGTAGCTTCCGACACAACACTTCGTTTCGCCAGGCAAATATCGCAGATCGGACAACGCGGGCTTTCACCGGCCGATAAGGAGCAGGTCCGTCGTCTTCTTCTCGACTTGTTGGGCGTCTCGCTGATGGGAGCGACCATGCCATGGAGCAAGGCGATGGCCGAATGGGCCCGGCGCTTCGACGGATCGGGAAAGGCCCCGGTCGTCGGAACCAATCTACGCGTCGCACCGACCATCGCCTGCCTCGCGAATGGCACGGCATGCCACGGCTACGAGCTTGACGACACGCATGACGAGTCCATGAGCCATCCGGGCGCGGTAGTCATTCCCGCCGCTCTCGCGCTGGCGACCGAACTCGACTCCTCCTTTGACGACGTGCTCTCGGCGATTGCAGCCGGGTACGAGGCGATGACGCGGGTTGGCATGGCGGCGAACGCTAAATTGGTTATGACCAGCGGTCATCATCCCACGCCGCTGTTCGGCGGCTTCGGCAGCGCGGCCGCCGCGGCGAGCCTCTATGGTCTCGATGAGCACGGATTGGTTCGCGCCTGGGGCCACGTGCTGTCGATGGCCGGCGGCTCGATGCAGTTCTCCGACGAGGAGGGCGGGACGGCCGTCAAGCGCGTCCACGCGGGATACGCCTCGCACAATGGCGTACTTGCCGCCGAACTCGCCGCCCGGTCGGTCGGCGCGCCAACGCAGGCGCTGGACGGAAAATACGGCTTCCTGTCTCTGTTCTCCAAGGAGCCCTCGGTCGACGCCTTGTTCTTGCAGGCAGACGAGCCGCTGCAGATCCACAATATAAGCATCAAGCCATACTCTTGCTGCCGCCTGTTTCATTCCCTGATTGATGCCCTGGGAGAGGTTAGCGACAATTACTCTCTCTCTCCCGAAAAGATCGTCGGCATCAACGTCGGCGGCCCCCACGTCATCTTCGATCAGCACATGCTCCGCCGTCCGACGTCACCGATGGCTGCGCAATACAGTCTGCCGTACATCGTAGGCGCGACGCTTGCCTATGGTCCTTACGACTATGACAGCTATCAACAGCACCGGTTGCAAGATCCCAGGATCCTGAGACTCGCCGACCAGGTCGAAGGCGAAATGGACCCCGAGCTGGAAGCGCATTGCCCCAAGAGACTGGGAGGCGCGGTGGTACTCACCCTGGCCGATGGCTCGACGAAAGCAGCCAAGGTCCTGGACAGTCGCGGGACGGCGGCCAACCCGCTGACCACGCCCCAACTGATGGAAAAGGCGTCTCGGTTGACTGACGAAATCGAGCTCGACGTCGACGTCGACGTCGCCAAGGCGACGGTGTGGACGGCGACGAGCGGACGGCGAGTCGCCGAACTGTTCGGAGGCTCCCGGCCGGAATCCAAGCCCGATGCCGCAGCCTGA
- a CDS encoding thiamine pyrophosphate-binding protein → MVDSFTRHCGGRFISAAHEAGAVLMALGYSLISGKVSVSSVTYGPGVTNTITALVEGVKGSTPMVLLCGDTDVLDRQNPQNISQREFIAVTGAGFEPIRSADTAAEDIARAFVAPSSSGGLSLRTSPMISIGRMSPTSPLWSVCATVAASEDLDNAIGMISAAKRPVIVAGRGAASPGAKVALLRLAERIGAPVATTLKGKDLFAGEPFNLGIMGTARLPARVDVILASDCIIAFGASLNDLTISRGTFAKEKRIIQINQDPTAISKNVVANAGLVGDCAEVTDLIVHWLDEAEIPLSEFRSPELAERLAAQFATRSPIADNGDGTVDFRDALHQLDRILPCKPPVRTAATSDLQRA, encoded by the coding sequence ATGGTGGACAGCTTCACGCGGCATTGCGGCGGTAGATTCATTTCTGCCGCACACGAAGCAGGCGCCGTCCTGATGGCTCTCGGATATTCGCTTATCTCGGGAAAGGTCAGCGTGAGCTCCGTCACATACGGCCCCGGCGTTACGAATACGATCACCGCACTGGTGGAGGGGGTCAAGGGCTCGACGCCCATGGTCTTGCTGTGCGGCGACACTGACGTGTTGGACCGCCAGAACCCGCAGAATATCTCGCAGCGCGAATTCATCGCGGTAACAGGTGCGGGATTTGAACCGATCCGTTCGGCCGACACCGCGGCCGAGGATATCGCGCGGGCCTTCGTCGCGCCCTCGTCGAGCGGCGGCCTATCGCTGCGAACATCCCCTATGATCTCGATTGGGCGGATGTCTCCTACCAGCCCGTTGTGGTCCGTGTGCGCTACCGTCGCCGCCAGCGAGGATCTCGACAATGCCATTGGCATGATCTCCGCCGCCAAACGTCCGGTCATCGTGGCGGGGCGTGGCGCGGCGTCGCCCGGAGCCAAAGTGGCGCTCCTCAGGTTGGCGGAGCGTATCGGTGCTCCCGTCGCCACCACATTGAAGGGGAAGGATCTCTTTGCCGGAGAGCCTTTCAACTTGGGAATCATGGGAACCGCGAGGCTTCCGGCAAGAGTCGACGTCATCCTCGCATCCGACTGCATCATCGCTTTCGGCGCGAGCCTCAACGACCTAACCATATCGAGGGGAACATTCGCCAAGGAAAAGCGCATCATCCAGATCAATCAAGACCCGACGGCGATCAGCAAGAATGTCGTCGCAAATGCAGGCCTGGTTGGAGACTGTGCAGAGGTCACGGATCTGATCGTCCATTGGCTCGACGAAGCCGAAATTCCACTATCGGAGTTTCGCTCGCCGGAGCTTGCAGAGCGGCTGGCGGCGCAATTTGCGACAAGAAGCCCGATTGCTGACAATGGCGACGGGACGGTCGATTTCCGCGATGCGCTGCACCAGCTTGATCGCATCCTGCCTTGTAAGCCTCCGGTGAGGACCGCGGCCACTTCGGATCTTCAGCGTGCCTGA
- a CDS encoding plasmid pRiA4b ORF-3 family protein encodes MPLTTTLKALHDVIMAAIPFDDYRLFEFRADGKRYAIPDPEWDSLRDRTYSAKTMRLGTLVDRGITQLAYTYDFGDDWRHTITIEAVADADPAVEYPRYIDGAGSAPPQDVGRIPGFELFLDAITDPKHEQHRELKRRHGRRFDPAHAAEDEIQTRMKKLARRRALGKAGFEKSRSQAR; translated from the coding sequence GTGCCGCTGACAACAACGCTCAAGGCCTTGCACGACGTCATAATGGCGGCGATCCCGTTCGACGACTATCGCCTGTTCGAGTTCCGCGCCGACGGAAAACGCTACGCCATTCCCGATCCCGAATGGGACAGCCTGCGCGACAGAACCTATTCGGCGAAGACGATGCGGCTCGGAACGCTGGTTGATCGCGGCATCACACAACTGGCCTATACCTACGACTTCGGTGACGACTGGCGGCACACGATCACCATTGAGGCAGTCGCCGACGCCGATCCCGCTGTCGAGTATCCCCGCTACATCGACGGTGCCGGCAGCGCGCCACCCCAAGATGTCGGTCGCATCCCCGGCTTCGAATTGTTCCTCGACGCGATCACCGATCCCAAGCACGAGCAGCATCGCGAACTCAAACGCCGGCACGGGCGTCGGTTCGATCCCGCACATGCCGCTGAAGACGAAATCCAGACCCGGATGAAAAAGCTCGCCAGACGCCGCGCTCTCGGCAAGGCCGGCTTCGAGAAAAGCCGCAGTCAGGCACGCTGA
- a CDS encoding transposase — MPRVEVITSVERRRRWSRDEKERLVATSLEPGVSVSEVARSAGIHVSELFRWRKDLCDRVDGDSSQLVPVEIVPAATIPPAVEAPAPSASAGRRRRKSGIIEIELGGGRRVRVDRDVDAEALRRVLDALGSR; from the coding sequence ATGCCGCGGGTGGAGGTGATCACATCGGTTGAGAGACGCCGGCGTTGGTCTCGGGATGAGAAGGAGCGTCTGGTCGCGACGTCGTTAGAGCCCGGCGTGTCGGTGTCGGAAGTCGCGCGATCGGCGGGCATTCACGTCAGCGAGCTCTTTCGATGGCGCAAGGACCTGTGCGATCGGGTCGATGGCGATTCATCGCAGTTGGTCCCGGTCGAGATCGTTCCTGCTGCTACCATCCCGCCCGCCGTTGAGGCGCCGGCGCCATCGGCGTCTGCCGGCCGACGTCGCCGCAAGAGCGGCATCATCGAGATCGAGCTTGGCGGCGGGCGCCGTGTCCGTGTCGATCGCGACGTGGATGCCGAGGCGCTGCGGCGCGTGCTGGACGCGCTCGGGTCTCGATGA